A genome region from Vulpes lagopus strain Blue_001 chromosome 7, ASM1834538v1, whole genome shotgun sequence includes the following:
- the TYRP1 gene encoding 5,6-dihydroxyindole-2-carboxylic acid oxidase, with the protein MKADKLLSLGSIFLFLLFFHQTWAQFPRECATVEALRNGVCCPDLSPVSGPGTDPCGSSSGRGRCEAVIADSRPHSHHYPHDGRDDREVWPTRFFNRTCHCNGNFSGHNCGTCRPGWRGAACDQKVLTVRRNLLALNTEEKNHFVQALDMAKHTIHPQFVIATRRSEEIFGPDGNTPQFENISIYNYFVWTHYYSVKKTFLGPGQESFGEVDFSHEGPAFLTWHRYHLLQLERDMQEMLQDPSFSLPYWNFATGKNVCDICTDDLMGSRSNFDSTLISLNSVFSQWRVVCESLEDYDTLGTLCNSTEGGPIRRNPAGNVARPMVQRLPEPQDVAQCLEVGLFDTPPFYSNSTNSFRNTVEGYSDPTGKYDPAIRSLHNLAHLFLNGTGGQTHLSPNDPIFVLLHTFTDAVFDEWLRRYKADVSTFPLENAPIGHNRQYNMVPFWPPVTNVEMFVTAPDNLGYTYEVQWPSRNLSIPEIVTIAVVAALVLVAVIFAGASCLIRARSNMDEANQPLLTDQYQHYADDYEKMQNPNQSMV; encoded by the exons ATGAAAGCTGATAAACTCCTCTCTCTGGGAAGCATCTTCTTGTTCCTGCTTTTTTTCCATCAGACCTGGGCTCAATTCCCAAGAGAGTGTGCCACTGTTGAGGCCTTGAGAAATGGTGTGTGTTGCCCAGACCTGTCCCCAGTGTCTGGGCCTGGGACTGACCCCTGTGGCTCCTCATCAGGGCGGGGGAGGTGTGAGGCAGTGATAGCAGACTCCAGACCCCACAGCCACCATTACCCCCATGATGGCAGAGATGATCGGGAGGTTTGGCCCACACGGTTCTTCAACAGGACCTGCCACTGCAATGGCAATTTCTCAGGACACAACTGTGGGACTTGCCGTCCAGGATGGAGAGGAGCTGCCTGTGATCAGAAGGTTCTCACAG TCAGGAGAAACCTCCTGGCCTTGAATACAGAAGAGAAGAACCACTTTGTCCAGGCCTTGGATATGGCAAAGCACACAATTCACCCTCAGTTTGTCATTGCAACCAGGAgatcagaagaaatatttgggCCAGATGGCAACACACCACAGTTTGAGAACATTTCCATTTATAACTACTTTGTTTGGACACACTATTACTCAGTCAAAAAGACTTTCCTTGGGCCAGGACAGGAAAGCTTTGGTGAGGTGGATTTCTCTCATGAAGGACCAGCTTTTCTCACATGGCACAGATACCACCTACTGCAGTTGGAGAGAGACATGCAG GAAATGTTGCAGGATCCTTCATTCTCCCTCCCCTACTGGAATTTTGCAACTGGGAAGAATGTCTGTGACATTTGCACTGATGACCTGATGGGATCAAGAAGCAACTTTGATTCCACTCTTATAAGCCTGAACTCTGTCTTTTCTCAATGGCGAGTGGTCTGCGAATCCTTGGAGGATTATGATACCCTGGGAACCCTTTGCAATA GTACTGAGGGTGGGCCAATTAGGAGAAATCCTGCTGGAAATGTGGCTAGACCAATGGTGCAACGTCTTCCTGAACCACAGGATGTCGCTCAGTGCTTGGAAGTTGGTTTATTTGACACCCCTCCTTTTTACTCCAATTCTACTAACAGTTTCCGAAACACAGTGGAAG GTTACAGTGATCCCACAGGAAAGTATGACCCTGCTATTCGAAGCCTTCACAATTTGGCTCATCTATTTCTGAATGGAACAGGGGGACAAACCCATTTATCCCCAAATGATCCTATTTTTGTTCTCCTACATACTTTCACTGATGCAGTTTTTGATGAATGGCTGAGGAGATATAAGGCTG ATGTATCCACATTTCCATTGGAAAATGCCCCTATTGGGCATAATAGACAATACAATATGGTACCATTCTGGCCTCCAGTTACCAACGTAGAAATGTTTGTTACCGCTCCAGACAATCTGGGATATACTTACGAAGTTCAATGGCCAA GTCGGAATCTTAGTATTCCTGAGATTGTTACCATAGCGGTAGTTGCTGCTTTAGTACTGGTTGCAGTCATTTTTGCGGGTGCTTCTTGCCTGATTCGTGCCAGAAGCAACATGGATGAAGCGAATCAACCTCTTCTCACTGATCAGTATCAACACTATGCTGACGACTATGAAAAAATGCAGAATCCTAATCAATCTATGGTCTAA